One region of Pseudobdellovibrionaceae bacterium genomic DNA includes:
- the rph gene encoding ribonuclease PH, protein MRLDRREPNQLRPVKITPHVLDYAEGSVQVEFGGTKVICTASYEGMAPKWLQGSGEGWITAEYGMLPRATHSRVKRDRTQSSGRTQEISRLIGRSLRAAVDLRKLGERQITVDCDVIQADGGTRTAAITGGFVALAFALKKLVDVSEIRELPLINYISAVSVGLQHGKPILDLNYEEDSSIHTDMNFVMTHDGRFIEIQGTGEKTAFSRDELNSMIDFATIGCRDLFMTQEELIKSFFPLPRR, encoded by the coding sequence ATGAGACTTGATCGCCGCGAACCGAACCAACTCCGTCCCGTTAAAATCACGCCCCACGTTCTCGACTACGCTGAAGGCAGCGTGCAGGTCGAATTCGGCGGCACCAAAGTCATCTGCACCGCGAGCTACGAGGGCATGGCGCCCAAGTGGCTTCAAGGTTCGGGCGAAGGCTGGATCACCGCCGAGTACGGCATGCTCCCCCGCGCGACCCACTCGCGCGTGAAACGGGACCGCACGCAATCGAGCGGCCGCACCCAAGAGATCTCGCGCCTGATCGGACGTTCGCTCCGCGCGGCGGTCGACCTGCGCAAACTCGGCGAGCGCCAGATCACCGTCGACTGCGACGTCATCCAGGCCGACGGCGGCACCCGCACCGCGGCCATCACCGGCGGCTTCGTGGCGCTGGCCTTCGCGCTCAAAAAACTCGTCGACGTTTCGGAAATCCGTGAGCTGCCGCTCATCAATTACATCTCGGCGGTCAGCGTGGGTTTGCAGCACGGCAAACCGATCCTGGATCTGAACTACGAGGAAGACTCCTCGATCCACACGGACATGAACTTCGTCATGACCCACGATGGACGTTTCATCGAGATCCAAGGCACGGGCGAAAAGACCGCGTTCAGCCGTGACGAGCTCAACTCGATGATCGACTTCGCGACGATCGGCTGCCGCGATCTGTTCATGACCCAGGAAGAGCTGATCAAATCCTTCTTCCCGCTGCCGCGCCGGTAG
- a CDS encoding non-canonical purine NTP pyrophosphatase — protein sequence MEIWIGTTNKGKLSELRLLFDKHIPGIVVKSLSELPSYVQPPENGQTFLDNARIKARSLKAMKPGVWVMAEDSGLEVDLLNKLPGIHSARYAGPKASDSENVAKLLKMVQLKSTGATSRTARFYCSLVAFDPSGAEHVFDGEMKGAIAKAPVGQLGFGYDPVFVPEGKTKTLAELGPGYKNTHSHRAAAASKLIAVMKA from the coding sequence ATGGAAATCTGGATCGGCACGACCAACAAAGGCAAACTTTCGGAGCTGCGGCTGCTCTTCGACAAACACATCCCCGGGATCGTGGTGAAGAGCCTGTCCGAGCTTCCCTCTTACGTGCAGCCCCCGGAAAACGGCCAGACGTTCCTGGACAACGCCCGCATCAAGGCGCGTTCACTCAAAGCCATGAAGCCCGGCGTCTGGGTCATGGCCGAAGATTCCGGCCTTGAAGTCGATCTGCTGAACAAACTCCCCGGCATCCACTCGGCTCGTTACGCCGGACCGAAGGCTTCGGATTCGGAAAATGTCGCCAAACTGCTGAAGATGGTGCAGCTGAAATCCACGGGCGCGACCTCGCGCACGGCGCGCTTTTACTGCTCGCTCGTCGCTTTCGATCCGTCGGGCGCCGAGCACGTCTTCGACGGCGAAATGAAGGGCGCGATCGCGAAGGCCCCGGTCGGACAACTCGGCTTCGGCTACGACCCCGTCTTCGTCCCCGAAGGTAAAACCAAGACCCTGGCCGAGCTGGGCCCGGGCTACAAAAACACCCACTCCCACCGCGCGGCCGCGGCGTCCAAACTCATCGCCGTGATGAAGGCTTAA
- a CDS encoding STAS domain-containing protein, translating to MLKELERNWGMSFSLKVSEFSEWTILHLDGLFNAFNERQLLEALAPYRSLSKVGLDLSATESINLRVLQEIYRWSEDSRKNGGDFVLIAPTDSVRRAIEVFVGLHRMNHVRSLAELSLRDFYRRPAGLYEGPAPL from the coding sequence ATGCTCAAAGAATTGGAGCGGAACTGGGGCATGAGCTTTAGCCTGAAAGTCTCGGAGTTCTCCGAGTGGACTATTTTGCATTTGGACGGGCTGTTTAACGCTTTTAACGAGCGTCAGCTGCTGGAAGCCCTGGCTCCTTACCGGAGTTTGAGCAAGGTGGGGCTGGATCTGTCGGCGACTGAATCCATCAATTTGCGCGTTCTGCAGGAAATTTATCGTTGGTCGGAAGACTCCCGTAAAAACGGGGGCGACTTCGTCCTCATCGCGCCGACCGACTCGGTTCGCCGCGCGATCGAGGTTTTCGTGGGCCTGCACCGGATGAACCACGTCCGGTCGCTGGCGGAGCTCTCGCTGCGCGACTTCTACCGCCGCCCCGCCGGCTTGTACGAGGGACCGGCGCCGCTTTAA